AACAACGTACTTATAAACTATTCGATCAAAAAATAACATATGGATTTAGGGAACGAGAAATTTTGTATGCGGATATCCATTCATTAGTTTTTACACTATCCTCCAGACCTAAAGGAATATATGATATTGGACTGGGAGAACCATACCTATACATAAAAGAAAATGGGAAGAAAAAATATATATGCAATATTACAATTTATTTGGCATATCCAAGTGTTATACAAAAAAGATATGATATCAATATAAGCAATGGGCAGATAGGAATGTCTCCTGCCTACAGTTTTAACTGTTATGATATAAAAAGTATTTTCAATTTAATACATCATTCAAAAGCAAATATTTATGTGACGAAGAGTTTTCTTCTCTTTAATAATTGGACAATAAACAGATTTTGCAAAGAATACAATATCTCTATGGAAATGGTTCAGCTTATAAATGATGGAAACTAATGTAAAAAATTTGTATTGTATTGAACTTTAGAAAACCTTTTTATGAGAAAGGAAAGCATATGCAAGAATATTATAAAATATATTTTCCTTATTCCAAAGAATATTTATTGGAACAGATTAAGAAGACTACAAAACCATTATGTATTTCAAACCAGGCTTATAGAGATATGGCACTTGCAGCCTACAAAGAAGAGGATAATACCTTATGTATCGGATATGCAGCAGGAAGTATGACAGGCGGTGGCTGGGAAATGCTCCAGGCACATATAAAAAGCTATGGGGGAGATGTAATGCTGGAAGGTACGTTTGTGCTTTTGCCATACATAAAAAAAGCTGCACTATTTTTTCTGCTCATAGTGATTTTATTTGCATTGTTTTTTTCTCAGGGAGATTTATTGATTTTAACAGAATGTCTGATTTTATTTATGTTTCCATTATATCTGCTGTATAGGAATATTTCTAAGATAGGAAAATGTGAAGAAGGGCGACGGCTTGTTTTATTATATCTGGAAAAGGTGCTTCATGCAAATGTGGAAATATCCGTAGAGGAAGAATAAAGAAATGATAGGGGAAAACGAGAATGAAAAAGATTAATGAACAAACAAAAAGTTTTTTACTATACGGTATAGAAGATGTGATTAAGCCGAAAGAAATCTACAAATTAGATGGAGCAATCTTGTTTCTAGTATTTTTATTTTTCTTTTTATCTGAATCAGCTCCATCACCGTTTTTTTCAAAAGTATTTTTAGTTATTGTTTATCTTGGATTCGTGATTCTTAGTTTTTCAAGAACAGAAGTGACAGGGAAAAAGGTTTTTTGGATCATTGGAATACAAAGTCTGACGTTTTCTATTTTGTTCTGTTGGGCAGCAACTATCCTCATGCTGACAACTATGAAAGAAGAATATTATAAGAGGTATCTAACCATACTCGTTATCATTTACATACTGGTAATCGCTGCATACATTTTTCTTATAATAACTTTGATTAAAAAAGATATCTACAATCCATCTTCTTCCAAAAAGCTGGCTGGAGGATGGTGTATTACTAGTTTTGTATTGCTTGGAATGGGTGTCGCAAAAGTACTTAGTAGCAGCGTTGAATATACAGCCATGATTAGAATTGCAAGCCTTTGTTCCTATTTTTGTTCTTTGGGTTCTATCTTAGGAGTTTTTCACCTGGTAAAGTATTTTGCTGTCAAAAAATGGGAGGTTGAAAAATGAATATTTTTATGAAAAGAATATAGATGAAAATAATTATAGCATCCAGGAAGAAGGATGGATGGGAATTTTATTTTTGGTTGGAACTATATTTTTCTCAGGATTACTTTTGTATGGTTTTATAGACGGACAGGCGGATTTTTCAGTTATAGTGGCGTATGGAATATTGATTGCTTTTTCTGGAATCTGTACCCTGCATTTGTTCCTGTGGAGAGTCAAGGTAAATCATGATGTAATTGAATACCGGTCGTTTTTTGGAAAAAAATATTATAAATTTTCAGATATAACAAGAAGTGTACATAAAGAAAATGGTACATTGGAAATATATGCAGGGGACAAAATAATATTCAAATTTGATGAAAACATAAGCGCATCATTGTTTGCAAATAGTCTGTCTAAGCATAAAATTTCACAAGAAACATGGTTGAGTTGTAGAGATAAAAAGTGCATCATAAGACCAAAAGAAAGCCACTATGTTCTGCCAGGCATTTTCTTTTTATATTTGGTTTACAATAGTGTGATACTTGTATTCAATGCAAAAGAAACAGCTTTTGTTTTCCTTTTATTCTCTCTTGTACCGGGAGGTATATTTTTCTATTTTTTAATGGACAAAACAATTGTCAAGGATGGATGGCTATATAGAAATGGATTTTTAAGGAAGAACTGTAAAATAAGATTAACGGATATTACCCAGATGAAAAGAAAAAAGAATTTATTTGGAGAAGCTCTTATTTTATATAAAAATCAGAAAAAAATCGCTAAAATTTCTGCCCGAAATAGAAATGTGGACTGGCTGCAAGTAAAGATTGCAGAAATAAAAAAGGATAAGAAGAAATTAGAACGTAAAAAATGAAAAATGTGAATCATATAGGGAGATTGAGTTTATGGATAATGTCATTAGATTAAGTAAATTTGTAAAAAATTTAGGAATAGTAACAACAGTTCTTTTTTTAATAATCGTACTGGTAACATTTGTTACAGGAAATATGGGGGTTGCGATATGTTTTATGCCTTTTGTATTTTTAGGTATTGCTTTAATTTTGGCATACAAGAAACAAATAATTGTAGTAAATGAAGATGAAATTGTATTTAGCTATCTGGTTAAGAAAACTCAGCATATAAAATATAATGATATTCGTTGTATTTTAATGATTCCATTAAATGGTAGAACAGATGTCATATTAATTGATAAGATGTACAATAGACTTGTTACTCTGGAGCAAGTGTATGTAAATTATGATATTTTATATGATACACTTATAAAACATGAAATAGATCTTGTGGATTTTGGTGAGTTAGTTGAACAGAACAAAGATGTATCAAAGTATGTACCTGCTTTAAACTGGATAGAAAAGAATTTCTATAAATCTATATGTAATGAGAATACAACTATCAAAAATATGTCAAAAACAATAGAAAAAGAAAAGCGTAAAAAAACAAAGCAATTTTTAAAAGCTTTAGGTTGGATTCTAATAATTGCTGATGCGGTAGCATTTTTTATTGGTGGCAAAACAATGTTAGTTATATTTATAATGGTTTTGATGATTACATATGCAGTGTATATAAAATATTATCCATATATATTTATAGAAGTCACCACAAAAAAAGGACAAGAACTGGCGTATCAATTACCATTTATGGGTGCAGCAATAGCAATGCTTTTATCTCTGAATACGAGTAAACTCTTTAATTATGAATTTGGAAACTATATGAAGATTACGGCAATTATTACTGCTTTACTTGCACTGCCATTTATTATTAAATCTTTAAAAACAGATGTACCACAGAAATTTGGACGTAAACTTTCAGTTGTATTTGCTGCTTTTATAATCGCATTTACAATTAGCTTCCCAATAAATTTTTTATTTACATTTGATGGGGCAACTCATGAAATTGCAATTGTAACAGACAAAAAGATTAGCAGTGGTAAAACTAGAGATAGAGAGTTATATGTAAGTTGTAATGGTAAAAGAGAAATATATACTGTTTCAAACAGTGAATATGAAAATACATCAATAGGCGATAGTAAAAGAATTTGTAGAAGAAAAAGTGCATTAGGATTGGAATATAGTACGATACATGATTAATATTTATTTAAAGATAAGGAAGGAATATATAAGATGAAAATATTGTTAGCAGTAGTTGGAGGATTATTATTACTGATATTCCCTTTTATAGTTATGAAAAAAGCAAAAGTAACAAAAGAAGAAAATACTGATGAAGCAAGGAAAAAATTTAATGTGTTTCTCATTTGTATGATACCTGTTCCTCTAATAGGCTTCATATTTCTTTTAATAGGGCTTAGAAGTTTTTTATAAAATTAAATAAAGGAGAAAAATGTTAAAAAACAATGATATATCAATACCAGAAGCCTGCTATGCAGATTTATGTAAGGTGGGTTTTTTTGAAAGAAAACAGGTTAAATTAACAATTATATGGAATGAAAAAATAAGCAGAAATAAACAAATACTTACACTTAAGAAGTTATATCCTGAATTAAATAAAGTGTCTACAGTTGAAATCTATAAAATTACAAAAAAACGAAGAAATGGCAATTTGCAGAGATGGGATGGGGATTTGCTGTTGACTTTTCGCATAAAGCAGAAAAAGCGGGGATAAAAATATTGTTAGAAGAATAACTAAAAATCTTGCTAATGTATAAGTTAAGTAAAAAATAGAATGAAAAATAATCATATAGCAGAGGAGA
The sequence above is drawn from the Coprococcus comes ATCC 27758 genome and encodes:
- a CDS encoding DUF6560 family protein, giving the protein MKNEYFYEKNIDENNYSIQEEGWMGILFLVGTIFFSGLLLYGFIDGQADFSVIVAYGILIAFSGICTLHLFLWRVKVNHDVIEYRSFFGKKYYKFSDITRSVHKENGTLEIYAGDKIIFKFDENISASLFANSLSKHKISQETWLSCRDKKCIIRPKESHYVLPGIFFLYLVYNSVILVFNAKETAFVFLLFSLVPGGIFFYFLMDKTIVKDGWLYRNGFLRKNCKIRLTDITQMKRKKNLFGEALILYKNQKKIAKISARNRNVDWLQVKIAEIKKDKKKLERKK